AGCTCATAGTTCTTGGCATCGAGCTGTTTGTTTTGTGATATCAGCTCTTCGGTAAGAGCTACTTGCTCTTCCTCACGGTCGCGCAATGCCAGAATCATTTTGTTGAACGATGCAGAGAGATCACCGATCTCATCACGGCTCCCGACCTCGAGCAACTGGTTATAATCGCCGTGTGCCACCCGTTTGGCGCCCTTCGACAATTCGACAAGCGGTTTACCGGTTCTTCTTGAATAATAGAGTGCGAGCAGCACGGAGCCGAATAGTATTAAGAGCGCCAACGCTATAACTTCTCGGATAAGAGTATTTGCTACTGCCATCATCTGCTCATTTGTCTGTTTAATATCCGCAAGAATCTCTTGTTCCGAAACAACCAGGCAAATGATAAAGCTCGTGTTGGCTATCCGATGCAGGTAGACGAATTTTGGCTCATGATTGATGGTTGTGCGCACCAGAAATGGTTTCTGCGATTTAGTCTTTGCCATGACTTGATAAAACGCACTATTCTTATCTTTTAGGAGATTAAGCCCATCGGGTTTCATACCTTTGCGCCACCCCAGGTCTTTGGCGGCACGCTCCGGGAATCCAAGTACATCACCAGACGTATTAGCAAGAAACGCGTATCCGAATTTACCGACCTTGAGGTTGAGAATTCCATCGACGATCTGCTTCGTTGTTATATCGAGAGCTGCAACGCCCATCATTTTGTTGTGTACATATACCGGTGAGCAGACCGAGAACATCCAACCATTTCCGCCTGGATCGAAATAGACATCGGTCCATTTCGTTAAGCGCTCCGGGTCATGTTTTGAATCTACGACATAGTAGAACGGGTATTCCGGCCAGTTGCCGAAAGGATCAAGAACGCCTGCCTCCACAGCTTCAACAATTGACGGACCATGGTTCGACATAAAACCGCGGACTACCGAGTCGCGGGTTACATAGTAACTGTAAACTACCTCGGAGTGTTGTTTTGAAATTTGCTTAAGTGTTGGTAAAAGCTCGTTGAGCGAATCAACTTCCCGCTTAAAGCCTGGGGTAAGCTTATTGCGACCGCTGACATAGAGATCCCCCTCTGTGTCGGCGTTACTGTCGCCATAATATACACCGCTTTTGTCATGAATAATTTTGCCGACCGGGTAGGTAGGTTTCCACGGACGGGGCCTCAAGTATAACGATTCAACCGATTGGCGAAGCAATTGGGTTTCACTTGCCAATGCGTCCATTTTAAGCTCGACATAATCGGCTTGTTGGTTCGATAGGCGCCCCATCATCATTTTAGCCCTAACAACTAGCGCTTGCGAAGAGGCAGAAATAAAAGAGTGCCTAATATAATCAATGCGATTCGCAAAGATTAAAGTTATAGCAGTCGCCGGGATGAAGCATGCTAGCAGAATAATTACAGTAAGTTTTGTCCGTATACTGTTAATTTGCATATTTTCTCCGATGGTAATTACATATGCATTACCACGTATATCGGACAAAAATGCTTAAGCTTAAGGAGTTTTAGGTAAAGTCCCGCTGTAGCCAAGGCCTTTAAGAACGAAACTTTGGAGAGCGTTTGCTACAGCAGAGGCGGGAATCGTAGTGTTAACTGCACGCACAGCAGGAAAAGTTGGGAGTGCGCTCGACTCCCTTAGTAAGAAATAGGTGGCGAGCTTCAGCCGTGATCTCTGCTTTACGCGCCTGAGAAGATTTTCTGATGCGAATCATACGGGCCATCCGTCACTCCGGTTTCGTAAACATGCCGGTAAATACATCGCCAAATAGCCTGGTATGGCTTATGGATGACGAAATTTCATGTAAGCCCGCTCGGGCCATAATGCTTTTGACCTCATCCGCAATTATACCATGAGTATCGCTCATCGGTTCACGTATATAGATCGCGCCGTTATCTGCAAGCGTTTGGGAAAGTGCTCGTACTGTTTCGGCGCGCAGTTGCGGCTCAATGTCATGTAGGACAAAATGGATAACTATCGCATCAAACGAGCGCCCTTGAAGCGTACCCTGTATGACATCGCCAAGCATGAAGTCTACATTAGGATAATGCTGCAACCGCCGTTTTGCTGTCTTCGTCCAGGCGTCGGATACATCCGCACATGTAAGGTGCCCTCCGTCCATCAAAAGGTTGGGCGCCAAATAGCGCCCGGCAACACCGGACCCGGCCCCAAAATCAAGCACACACTCATTTCCCTTAAGCATGAGACTCTGTATGTATTGTTTATACAAAGGGGCCACGATAGGCTCGAGGGCAAGAGTTAGCAAAACCTCGCCGGTGCCAGGCTCTTTATTGCTCATATGTTCGTTAACTCCACCTTCGGCTACGCGCATATTACTTTACCGATACCCAATTCAATATAAATTAATGCCATACATACCCTACAATCCCTCGAATCTTATTAAACCGAGTGTTGTTCAAAGCCGGGCGATTAGGGGAACGTATGCATATACGACGCGAAGCTCGCTTAAAGCTCTATAGCCGGTAGGTGGGATAGTAATTATGACGCATGCAAGGCACAGGCTCTTTATGATACTGGTTTGCAGTATCTTTGGGATATCTTTGATGGCGATCGCTTTATGGTTTACCCTTTCGTTTGTTTCAAGTGCCCTCTTCGCTAAACCTGCAAGAGCGGCTGCAAAAACGATGAGTGGCTCTTATGTGCGCATCAAAGGCAACACTATTCACTACGTAAAAGCGGGCCAAGGCCCCCCTATTGTGCTCGTGCACGGATTCGGCGCGTGGAGCTTTACCTGGCGTAAGAATATCAAACCTCTGTCAAAGCATTTTACCGTATACGCGATCGACCTTTTAGGCTTTGGTTTAAGTGACAAGCCTAAAGATGGCCCGTACTCAGTAGAAGCCCAAGCAAGCTTGGTGGCCGCATTCATGCGGAAAATGGGTCTGAAAGATGTGACGTTAATCGGCAACTCGCTCGGCGGAGAAATTGCCCTTCTAACCGCCTCGCGCTATCCGGATACCGTATCGTCGTTGGTTTTGATTGACAGCACCGGATACCGGAGAACCCCCGATATTCCTGCCTGGGCGCCCCGACCCCTTCTAAGAGCCGGCTTAAAAGTGCTGCTTGTAAACCGGTTGCGGGTTATAAATACGCTGCGTCTTGCTTATTATAACAAGCGCCTGATAAGCGGGGATGTTGTTGACGGCTACTACCTGCCGGTGAGGACGCACGGCGTCACTGAAGCCTTAACCGCAATGGCCGCGCAGCTAAAAATCGGCTATGCGAAAAACGAAATTGCCGGAATCGATAAACCGGTGCTCATCATCTGGGGAGAACACGATGAGATTATCCCGCTAGTAGACGCCTATAAGTTTCACGCTGCTTTGCGGTATTCGCAGGTGATGGTTATTAAGGATTCAGGCCACGTCCCGCAGGAAGAAACCCCCGATACGTTAAACCGTCTGATCACCGAGTTTCTCGCAGAGCCGGCCCAAGAGCGGCGTGCCCGAGAAAGGTAGTTAAGGGGCTAAGCCGCGCACGAAAGCCAGGTTCGCTTTGATGGCGCCGTCTTCACGCCCCGGCAGCTCAAGTACTTTGGGAACATTTACGAAATGACGGTCAGTCAGTAACGCACGAAACATATCAAGCCCGATTTCACCTTCACCGACATACGCATGGCGGTCATGATGCGAACCAAGCTTCGTTTTGGAATCGTTTATATGCACGACTCCTATCGCATCAAGGCCGACGGATTCATCGAAACGGCGCGTTACCTGCTCGTACCCACCGGTCCCCGAGATATCGTACCCGGCAGCAAAAACGTGCGCCACGTCGAAGCATACGCCCACGTGGCTTCGGCTTTCGATACCCTGCAGAATCTCGGCGAGCTCATCAAATGTAGAACCAAGGACCGATCCCTGCCCCGCCATTGTCTCAATAAGAATTATCGGTGAATGCGTACCGGCATCCGCCAGGACGGTATTCAGCGCCTCGATAACCCGCTGTACCCCATCGGCCCTGCTCGTACCGCGCGCGCTCCCGGGATGCAATATCAGCAACGGTACTTCGAGTTCCACCGCTGTTTGTATCTCGGCGTGCAGCCGGTTGACCGACTTTTGCCACATCGCAGGTTCCGGCGACGCCACATTTACCAAAAACGGAACATGCGAGATTACTTGTTTTACATTGCTTGTGCGCCATGCCTGCAAGAAAGCTAACCGCGCCTCTTCCGAGAGGCGCGGTGTATCCCAGCGCCGGGACATAGTTAGATAAATCTGCAGGCACTCGCATCCCCAATCGGCGGCGTATTTAAAAGCGTTGTGCAAGCCACCTATGGTGGGAACAGTTGCTCCGAGCATTAAAATCCCTTCGAAAATTCTTCGACAGTTAATAAACGCCGTCTACTTCAATAAACTCTGCACGTTGCGATCGAGCATTGCTTTGCTGCACGAGCCGACAATCTTCTTTACCGTTGCGCCGTTTTTATTCACGAAGAAGAGTGTCGGCACGCCGTCTATCTTAGTCGTCTTGAGCATGGCTTTGCCCGCTTTTGTATCGATATCGTAGATCGCAAACGGGATTCGCTCTGAATAAGTCGCTTTTGCCTTCTCCACGAGAGGCTTCGTCTCCGCGCACGACGGTCACCAGTTCGCAGTAAACACAATCACCTTCGGACCCCGATCAAGACGCTTGAGTGCCGCTTTCGCGTTGCTGTGGCGAGGGTTGAACTTCACGGCTTCCCGATATTTACTTGCGGCCACCACATATTTCTTGAGCCCCTCATACGATGTGCCAAGCTGATAATAGAGATTGGCGTTGTTTTTGAGTAGCTTAACCGCTTTAGTAAAATTCGTAACTGCCTTAGCGTAATTCTTCTGCTTGTTCATGACAACGCCCTGGTTATATAGAGCCAACCCTTGTTTTGTCGAAGCCGAAACTGATGCCGCACGCGCCGTCGGCGGTTTTGAGATAAGAGGCGCCGGTAATTGCAGCGAAAAACTTGTGATAATAAAGAGGGCTACTAGAGTAGCCGTAGTTCGGATGTGTTTCATAGGGTTCTCCTTTGCAGTAAACGGTATTACTGTAATTCGACCTTCGAATACAATACCACAGGGCTTATAAGCTGGCAAAACCGATGGATCGCCATACGAAGGCAGGCTAGGCAGCCGATGGGTACGTGCTCGGTGGGCCGCCGGCGACGGCTTCTATGGGGAGCGGATGAACGGCCGAGACGGTATCGATAAACAGAAATGCGTCATACCGCTCGCCAATGATCGTGGGCACGTAATTGCCGAATTCGGCGTTTGGGTCATAGATGACGCCGATTTCGCGATGGTCTCTCGTTTCTCGTGCAGCCTCAGAGCCGTTCTCTTGCGAAAAAAGCAGGAGACGATCTTGCATGCTGTCATCATGAAGTAGAGCCTCCCAGCTATCCCTGATCGCCGGCGGTGCGGTCATCTGCTGCAAGGGCCTATTCCAATCGGCGGCGGCGAGCACATTGCCCTGATAAAAGCCCGAGCCGACAATACATGTGTCCGCCGGGGAAAGGCTACCTCGTACAATTTGCCCTAAGCTCACTCTATCGGTATCGACCGCATCCGTTGCCCGCACGTCGCCGGCATGCATATCATGCGCCCAAATAACACCCTTCGGTCCGCTCGGTTTGCCTGCATAAAAGTTCAGAAGGTTAAAAAATATATGCGCCATGTGCTCTTCGCGAACGTTCCAGGAATCCGGACTTTCTTGCGCCGTATCTCTATAATAGCGCTCAGCATGCACCGCGCTCAGTGCATTTTGCCGGGCGCTCAACGCTTCTTCAGAATCACCGGCTAACTCAGACGGCGGTAAGTGCTCGAGAGTAAACAGCACATTTGAAAGCGCTTCACGGCACAATGCCGGTACTGCCTCCGTCGTCCAGGGGTAACGGTCGATCTCATCCCTAAATGGCAGGAGGCACTCGTACGCGTGGCGTGCATCGTGCGGCCTATCCGGTATACTATCCGCCAGGTATTCCGTTGCGCTACTTAACGAGTCCCATAAGTTGGAGAGATCAATCCCATAGAAGCCGACTTGTGTATCTACCGGACGTTCGCTGTTAAAACGGGCAAGCCATTCAATAAACTGCAGCGTCTCACTATTCGCCCACATCCAGGTCGGCCAACGGTTAAATGCAGCTATCGCCGCGCGTGCTGTGCCATGCGCGCCCGGCATACCCTTAACGAAGCGGTTTATCTGGTAGCAACTCGGCCAATCGGCTTCAATGGCGACAAACGAGAATCCCTTCTCTTCGATAAGTCGCCTGGTAATATGCGCCCGCCAGCGGAGCGGCTCGCTTGCGCCGTGAGACGCTGTGCCAATCAACACGGCCGCCGCACCGCCCACGCGCTCAAGCAACGGGTTGAGGTCGCGTTTTGTTGATAGGGAATGCGAAAACTGCTCTAGTCTACTATCCATAAACTAAAGATACCCAAAACGGGTGCGCGGTAATGCTCGACCATTTTGGTAAATAGCCATGCCGCTTTGCACGATATCCGAACGGACGGCTTGCAAAGCGGCATTTTAAACAGGGGTCCCGAGATATAATTTTCTCTTATGCGTCGGTTGGCTTTTTAAGCTTGTCCGCCCTCACCTTCCTCGGCGGCGGCAGTTCCGGCTTCTTTGGCAGCTTCTGCCGCCGCCTTGGCTGCTTGCACTGCTGCTTCAGCAGCTTCCAGTGCTGCTTCCGCTGCCTCTACCGTTGTTCCTACCGTATCTACTGCCTCGCCGACCGCTTCTACTGTCGTGCCTACTGCGTCTACCGTTGTCCCTACGGTTTCTACCGCTGTCCCAACTGCTTCTACTGCCGTACCTGCCGCTTCTATTGCGGTCCCGGCTGCTTCTACTGCTTCCGCCGGTTGCACTGCCTCTGCCGCCTCTTCCGGTTTTTCTACCGCTTTGGCTTCATCTGCTGCGGTCTTGGCATCTTCTGCAGCTGCTTCTGCCGTCTCAGCTGCCGCCTTGGCTGCGTCCGCTGCTGCCTCTGCCTCTGCGGGCGCCTGTGCTTCCTCTGCCGCTTCGGCTTCTTTGGCTGCTTCTACCGCTGCTTTAGTTGCTTCTACCGCTGCCTCTGCCGCATCCGCTGCCGCTTCTGATGCCTCTGGTTCTTTAACCTCTGCCGCTGCTTCTGCCGCCTCGGCTGCCGCTTTAGTTGCCTCTGCCGCTGATTCGGCTGCATCTGCCGCTGCTTCTGCCGCTACCTCAACCGCTTCGGTGATTTCCATGGCTGCTGCTTCCGCCGGTTTCACTCCATACATTACTTTCCAGAAGCGCTTCTTCATTGCCATGGCTTTTTTTGCGCCTTCCATCTTGGCTTTTTTGCGTTCTTCCGCAAATTCTACGAGCTCATCGGCGAGCTTATCCAACTCAGCCCCATGTTTTTGATCGAGCTTGTCCACGATCTTTTTGATCAGCAACTTCTTTTTAGCTTTACCGATCAGGTCGAGCATGACTTCCTTGCCATGTTCGACGCCCATCTCCCCCGGTTTCATGCCCATGCCGTGCTTCATGGCGCCATGCATCTCGCCACACTCAGGGCATTCATGCATACCGCCTATCGATTCATAGCCCATTTCCTTTCCAGCACCCACAATTACTCCTCCTCGTCTTGAAAACTTCGGGCTCCCAGTTTTCTGGGAGCCCGAAGTTGATTGCCAATAGACGAGGTTTTTAAACGCTTCGCACTACTCCGCGATATCTATTTTTTTCGCTTCCTTTACCCTGGTATCCGATGCCTGTTCGTAGTTTTCTTTATATTCAACCAGCTCAATTTCACAGTCCTGACCGATATGCACACTGTTGCCTCTCACAACATTCGCTTTAGTTGATTCAAGATAAATCGTGTCGCCCTCAATCGTATCGGCGGTCAACATAGTTTTAAACGACGGCTTAAAAACCGATTTTATAAACTGCGAGAAACCAAAATCGTTTCCGCGCTTCACGGAAATGTTTTCACCGCCGATTTCTCGCGCCTGGCAAGGGCCGTACATTTTGACTTCGATTGTGCCCGCATTCAGCAGACCATCGATTGTAAACGCGCCGTCTGCAGCAAACGTTTCAGCTTCACAGTCGCTTCTTATCGTTATAGCGCCTCTCGCCCTTAGCTCTTCAAGCGCAACACGCCCGCCGATGGTGGCGCTGCCATCAACTTTAACGGCTTTGCCCGATACCGCTCCGCCGATATCCGCCGAGCCTGCGACGCGAAACGATTCGGTCTCTAAATTTCCCCTCAGAGAAAGCGTACCGTGAATAGCGCCCGTTTGTGCTTGAATATTACCGGCGCCGTCAAACGAGCCTTTAATTGCAAGGTCGATGCAATCGATATCACCATTAACCGAGCCGGCGCCGTTTATCTTTACATTCCTGTACATACCGCCGGAGGCGCTGCCGGCGCCGGAAATCTTTAGGTCGTTCCTGTTTTCATTCTCCATTATCGCAACCTCCTTAGGTTAGCTTAATTTTTAGCTCTTCAATAGCAGCGGCTATGTTTACCCTCGTCACCAAGCGTGCGCCGATTTCAAAATATATCTCGCACGGACTCGAAATGAGGCAGCATGTCGCAATGCCGAGCTTGCGAACAAAAACCAGCTCACAGGTTCGGCCCTCAAACGTGCGATAATTGTCCTCTAGCGCCCGCAGTATGATTTTTCCTTCATCCGTACTGATATCGCCCGTCTGCAACACCTTTTCAAGCACATAGGCATAGAGAATATCCTCGAACGAGAACACGTCTAGTGAGCCGTGCTGCTCAACGAAGACATCAAGTATCATCCGTGAGACAATGCCCGAGCTTACAAGTTCTTCCTTCTGCAGTATGATCTCGGCGAGATTAGGTGAGAAGATATCCGCCAGATCGTCGAGCGATAGATCTTCCTTCATATTCTTGATTTTGTCGACTCGCGCTAATATCCGGTCATGCGGGAAGAACGTCTCTTGCCCTGTAAACGTGGCTTTTCTGATAAACCAATCTTCAGGAATAAGTTTCTTGCGCTTCCAGCGATAGAGCTGCCCGTACGATATACCGGCAAGCTCCAGCAGCTCCTTTTTTGAGATTAAATCTTGTTCCATACGTTCCACCTCCCCTAAAAACTAGTGCATCCTAATCGGTAGAGTAACATAACACTGTTACGCTGTAAACTACATACTCAAGTGTCTCTGCAATTTGCGGATTTTTTAATGCTTACCCGTTCAGAGAAAGCATCTCTAAGCTTATGCTTGCACTCTTTGGAAGAGGAGTCCTCCGGCAACCACAAATACCAGTGCGGTAATCCCCAGTACCAGGAAATCCACGCCCAAGCCGAAATGCGATACGTTTACAAGCGCTCCGCGTATGGCATCCACCCCATACGAAAGCGGGTTGATGTTCGTGATCAGAACCAGCGCCGCTGGAAGGCCGGCCAGCGGGAACAGTGCCCCCGATAAGAAGAACAAGGGCTGTATGAGAAAGTTCATGATGAGCTGGAACCCCTGCATGTCTTCAAGCACAGAGGCTATCGCCGTGCCGAGTGCGGTAAAAACGATCGCCAGCAAAAGCATAAACCCGATGGCGATTAGTACGTCGGGCACACCATTCACCTTAAATCCCGCAATAAACGATACGAGAAGCACAAATATGCCCTGGAAGACACCTACGGTTGCGCCGCCGATTGTCCGGCCGATCATAATATTGAACCTGGATACGGGGGCAACCAGAGTCTCTTTCAAGAACCCGAATTGCTTGTCCCAGATAACTTCAATGCCGTTAAACATAGAGGTGAACAGGATGGTCATCGCGATAATCCCCGGAACCAGGAATTGGATATAGTTGCCTTGACCCGCCTTCTGAAATATAGCCCCAAAACCGTAGCCGAGTGCAAACAGAAACAAGAGGGGCTGGCCGAGTGCACCGACTATTCGCGACCTCGACCTGAAATAGCGCTTTACCTGCCGCAACCACAAGATATAGATCGTATCCATGCTTACCGCCCCCTTCCTGCCCACATTCTTCGCGCTTCCCGCATATGGTCGAGCCCGCTTGCGTCTTCGTCTCGGATAGCTTTTCCGGTAAATGCGAGAAACGCGTCCTCAAGAGTGGGTGTATTGGTTTGCCGCTTCAATTCTTCGGGGGTTCCCTGGGCTACGATCTTGCCGCGATCGATAATGGCAACGCGGTTCGCCGTTCTCTCGGCTTCTTCCATGAGATGCGTTGTAAGAAACACCGTAATTTGCTCTTGCTCGTTTAGGTTTTTGACGTGCTCCCAAATCAGGTATCTCGTCTGTGGATCGAGCCCGAGCGTCGGCTCGTCCAGAAACAGTACCCTCGGATGGTGCAACAGCCCGCGCGCTATCTCAAGGCGCCGTTTCATGCCGCCGGAGAAGTTCTTTACGTAATCATCCTTTCGCTCCCAGAGCTGCACGAATTGCAAAAGTTCCATAATCCGTGATTCGCGAATGTCTCGCGGCATCTTATATAGAACCGCATGAAAATGCATATTCTCATATGCGGTTAACTCCCCGTCTAAGCTAGGGTCTTGAAAGACGATACCGAATGAGCGTCGTGCTTCGTTTTGCTCGGTCACCGGATTATACCCATCAAGCAATATCTTGCCGCTCGTCGGTGTTAGCAGCGTTGTCAGCATCTTTATCGTCGTCGTTTTACCGGCCCCATTCGGCCCCAAGAATGCAAATATTTCACCTTTCTCAACATCAAAGCTTATGTCGTCCACCGCGACAAAATTACCAAATTTCTTGGTAAGGTTTCTAACCTCAATCATGCTCATTTTCCGATCACCTTCATAATTCATCCGCTTTCCTTGGGTCACTGAATAATTTTTTGCTGAGAATCGTGAAATTCTCAGCATTTTCTCAAACTTTTATACCCGTTCGCTTGTACTAATATTTAGCTTGGCTTTTTGCACGCTACCGGTAGGACACCCGGGTGCCCGTGCCGTTATCGCATTTTACTTACATAGCGGGAGATGACTATGAACGTTTTACGCATTATCAACACACGAAGGCGGTTGTTCGCGGCCGGCTCACTTGTCCTGGTACTTATGATCAGTTGGTGGCTGATAGCACGTGGGAAAAGCGACCAAACCCAATATCAAACCTCTCAGGTCGAACGGGGAATGATTATCTCCTCAATCAGTTCATCAGGGCAGATATCGTCTGCCAACGACGTACCGATCAGCACGCAGGCTACCGGCATTGTAAGGGCCGTCTACGTAAAGGATGGCGATACGGTAGAGGCCGGCCAAAAGATCATGGATATCAAGCTCGATGCTGACGGGCGAAAGACAAAAGCCCAAGCATGGGCTTCATATCTGGCAGCAAAAAGTACGGTGGAAAATGCAGTCGGCAATCAGCTTCAAGCTAAGAAAGACGCGGGGAGCGCCGGCAACGATGTGAGCAACGCAAATCAATCAAAGCTCCAATCGCTGCAAGGCATCCAGCAAGCGCAGTCACAGCTGGTTGCAGCACAAGCCACCTGGAACAAAGTGAGCAATTCTTCGGCGACTGAAGCCGATAAACAGCTGAAACTGCGAAGCTTAGAAGCTGCCCAAACAGCGCTGTCGCTCGCCCAGCAACAGTACGACTCCTTTGATTCCGACAACGCAAAAACCACGAGCCAGAATCTGTTGTCGCTACAGCGCGACGCGCAGCAAGCCCAATCCGCGCTCATGCAAGCGCAAAACGCATATAATCAGGCAGCCGACGCCACCGACACGACCACAGATGCGTTGCAGTCAAAGTTCTATGCACTCCAATCAGCCCAAACGGCATTATCAATCGCTCAGCAGAAGTATGACGACGCAAGCGCGGGCAACAGTTCGAGCGAACAGCAATCAAAACTTCAGCTGCAACGGGCTGTACAGCAGGCTCAGGCGGCGCTCATCACCGCACAACAAGACTATACCGATGCGCAAGACCCGTCGGTGAGCCAGGCTGACAAACAATCCAAACTCTACAGCCTTGAGGCCGCCCAAACGGCGCTCACGCTCGCCCAGCAGAAATATAACAGCACAGGTGCCGATATAGCATCTGCATCATATAGCGGTCCTATTGCGAAACAAAAGGTAAAAAGCAGCAACACTGCGTTGCTCAAGGCGCAAGCGGATCTCAGCTCGGCTTTGGAAGATTATCAATCCACGCTGGGCACTGTCGTTGCCCCGGCCGGTGGCAAAATCAGCGATCTCATGGTTACGAAGGGCATGGTGCTCTCATCAAGCAGTGGCAGTAGCGGTTCTTCAAACAGCGGCTCGTCCGGTGGACAAGGACAATCGGGCGGCAGCAGTGTGAGCGGCTCGGGCTCAAGCGGCCAAACAGTCGCACATATTTCGGTAAGCACTAATCCGATAGCATCGGTAAACCTGACCGAGATAGATGTCGGCAAAGTAAAAGTGGGTCAGAAGGTCACACTCACGCTCGACGCCTTCTCCGATAAAACATTTACCGGCAAAGTGCTCGGCATCAACCGCAGCGGCTCGGTCAGTTCCGGCGTTACCAATTATCCCGTATCAATTCTCTTCGATACGCTTCAGGAAAGTATTCTGCCCAACATGGCGGTCAGCGCAAATATCATTACCCAGACCAAAGACAACGTACTGATGGTTCCGGTTGCTGCGGTAAAAACAGTAAACGGCCAGTCAACGCTGCAGATACTTAAGAACGGTCAACCGCAAACGCTATCAGTAGAGACCGGCATTTCATCGGATTCGCAGATAGAAATAATTTCAGGGGTCACCGAGGGCGAGAACGTTGTTACCAGCATAATCAGCCCCGCAACACAAGCGGCAAGCACCTCGGGCGGCTCATCGTCTTCACCGTTTAGCGGTGGTTTCGGTGGCGGTAACAGAGGTGGCGGTATGGGCGGTGCCATGGGTGGCGCTATGCGTGGAAGAGGAGGTAGTGGTGGGGACTAGCATTGCCTATGGAAAACCTATC
This window of the Candidatus Aquicultor sp. genome carries:
- a CDS encoding HlyD family efflux transporter periplasmic adaptor subunit, which encodes MNVLRIINTRRRLFAAGSLVLVLMISWWLIARGKSDQTQYQTSQVERGMIISSISSSGQISSANDVPISTQATGIVRAVYVKDGDTVEAGQKIMDIKLDADGRKTKAQAWASYLAAKSTVENAVGNQLQAKKDAGSAGNDVSNANQSKLQSLQGIQQAQSQLVAAQATWNKVSNSSATEADKQLKLRSLEAAQTALSLAQQQYDSFDSDNAKTTSQNLLSLQRDAQQAQSALMQAQNAYNQAADATDTTTDALQSKFYALQSAQTALSIAQQKYDDASAGNSSSEQQSKLQLQRAVQQAQAALITAQQDYTDAQDPSVSQADKQSKLYSLEAAQTALTLAQQKYNSTGADIASASYSGPIAKQKVKSSNTALLKAQADLSSALEDYQSTLGTVVAPAGGKISDLMVTKGMVLSSSSGSSGSSNSGSSGGQGQSGGSSVSGSGSSGQTVAHISVSTNPIASVNLTEIDVGKVKVGQKVTLTLDAFSDKTFTGKVLGINRSGSVSSGVTNYPVSILFDTLQESILPNMAVSANIITQTKDNVLMVPVAAVKTVNGQSTLQILKNGQPQTLSVETGISSDSQIEIISGVTEGENVVTSIISPATQAASTSGGSSSSPFSGGFGGGNRGGGMGGAMGGAMRGRGGSGGD